Proteins from a genomic interval of Sulfurimonas sp. HSL3-2:
- the cmoA gene encoding carboxy-S-adenosyl-L-methionine synthase CmoA, with translation MKDKVFTKPIEKQFEFDEDVAAVFDDMLSRSVPFYKESQEITKHFTCKHVKEGSIIYDLGCSTASTLLTIEREMDKKDVELIGIDNSKAMLEQAKKKIDAFGSHVKVYDGDILEYDYKKADVFISNYTLQFIRPLVREKLIKKICESLNENGIFLFSEKVISEHKLLNKELIDYYYEFKKEQGYSQYEIMQKREALENVLIPYTELENIKMAKECGFSHCEAIFRWGNFATFIAIK, from the coding sequence ATGAAAGATAAAGTTTTTACAAAACCTATAGAAAAGCAGTTTGAGTTTGATGAGGATGTCGCAGCGGTATTTGACGATATGCTCTCTCGTTCCGTTCCATTTTATAAAGAGTCTCAAGAGATCACGAAACACTTTACATGTAAGCATGTAAAAGAGGGTTCTATTATATACGATCTTGGATGTTCGACTGCATCTACGCTGCTTACAATTGAGCGTGAGATGGATAAAAAAGACGTGGAGCTTATCGGTATAGACAACTCTAAAGCGATGCTTGAACAGGCAAAGAAGAAGATAGACGCATTCGGTTCACATGTAAAAGTATACGACGGTGATATCTTGGAGTATGATTATAAAAAAGCGGATGTCTTTATAAGCAACTATACACTGCAGTTCATTCGTCCGCTTGTCCGTGAAAAGCTGATAAAAAAGATCTGTGAAAGTCTGAATGAAAACGGCATATTTCTTTTTAGCGAGAAGGTCATCAGTGAACATAAACTGCTAAACAAAGAGCTGATAGATTATTATTATGAATTTAAAAAGGAGCAGGGCTATTCTCAGTATGAGATCATGCAAAAACGTGAAGCTCTGGAGAACGTCTTGATCCCTTACACTGAATTAGAGAACATCAAAATGGCAAAAGAGTGCGGATTCTCTCATTGTGAAGCTATTTTCAGATGGGGAAATTTTGCGACTTTTATCGCTATAAAGTAG
- a CDS encoding helix-turn-helix transcriptional regulator: MEIIDLFNILHNAVEAQNNGKKISQKDMSKKLGIPMRTYQDWRLGNTKPQASIAVIKMLGYLEDDEILRVVRKINKLGDN; encoded by the coding sequence ATGGAAATCATTGACTTATTTAATATTCTTCACAATGCAGTTGAAGCTCAAAACAATGGTAAGAAAATATCTCAAAAAGATATGTCTAAAAAACTGGGCATTCCTATGAGGACTTATCAGGACTGGAGACTTGGGAATACAAAGCCTCAAGCTTCAATAGCTGTGATTAAAATGCTTGGATATTTAGAAGACGATGAGATCTTAAGAGTAGTAAGAAAAATAAATAAACTTGGAGATAATTAA
- a CDS encoding HU family DNA-binding protein — MNKAQFVELVQKSGNYKTKVEAENAIKAFTEAVTEALVKKEDVSLVGFGSFGAALQKGKSGKVPGTNKTYTTQDKMVPKFKAGKGLKDRIAAGK, encoded by the coding sequence ATGAATAAGGCACAATTCGTTGAATTAGTTCAAAAAAGTGGTAATTACAAAACTAAAGTTGAAGCTGAAAACGCTATTAAAGCTTTTACAGAAGCTGTAACAGAAGCATTAGTGAAAAAAGAAGATGTATCTCTAGTTGGATTTGGTAGTTTTGGTGCTGCACTTCAAAAAGGTAAAAGCGGTAAAGTTCCTGGAACTAACAAGACTTATACTACTCAAGACAAAATGGTTCCTAAATTTAAAGCTGGTAAAGGTCTTAAAGATCGTATCGCTGCTGGCAAATAA
- the msrB gene encoding peptide-methionine (R)-S-oxide reductase MsrB: MQKISKTDKEWQEQLAPEVYNVCRAHGTEAPFSGEYYDFKGDGVYSCTCCGQKLFDSQTKFNSGTGWPSFYESIDDEAVTEVKDTSHGMTRVEVLCSKCDAHLGHVFPDGPQPTGLRYCINSVCLDFEER, encoded by the coding sequence ATGCAGAAAATTTCTAAAACAGACAAAGAGTGGCAAGAGCAGTTAGCACCGGAAGTATATAACGTATGCAGAGCCCACGGTACAGAAGCACCCTTTAGCGGCGAATACTATGACTTCAAGGGTGATGGAGTTTATAGCTGTACTTGTTGCGGTCAAAAGCTTTTTGACAGTCAGACTAAATTTAATTCCGGAACAGGATGGCCTAGCTTTTATGAAAGTATTGATGATGAAGCTGTCACTGAAGTAAAAGACACCTCACACGGTATGACAAGAGTTGAAGTGTTATGCTCAAAATGCGATGCGCATTTAGGACATGTTTTCCCTGACGGTCCGCAACCGACAGGCCTTAGATATTGTATAAATTCTGTCTGCCTGGACTTCGAAGAGAGATAA
- a CDS encoding outer membrane beta-barrel protein, protein MKKIISILVTCGLAGALSLNAAEESNSLYVGAGLNVEAVPDAYDSSGIGMNLKAGAHIDQVLPKLGVEAEYTRSISEPKNPASKKVEVQTVAAYLTYDICFKNSPMFVRPRLGVMLPNVGDKINSRDFGLSSGADVGVAISRNVSAYFGYTNMGETVNNYTLGVEVYF, encoded by the coding sequence GTGAAAAAAATCATATCAATTTTAGTTACTTGTGGTTTAGCCGGAGCTTTATCTCTTAATGCAGCAGAAGAAAGCAACAGTCTTTATGTAGGAGCAGGGCTTAATGTCGAAGCGGTTCCGGATGCGTATGATAGCTCGGGAATCGGGATGAACTTAAAAGCAGGTGCTCATATCGATCAAGTTTTACCTAAACTCGGTGTAGAAGCTGAATATACGAGATCTATAAGTGAACCGAAAAATCCGGCATCAAAAAAAGTGGAAGTCCAAACAGTGGCTGCTTATCTGACATATGATATATGTTTTAAAAATTCACCGATGTTCGTCCGCCCGCGTTTAGGTGTGATGCTGCCTAATGTAGGTGATAAGATAAATAGTAGAGATTTTGGTCTTTCATCAGGTGCCGATGTCGGTGTCGCTATCAGCAGAAATGTCAGTGCGTATTTCGGTTACACAAATATGGGAGAGACTGTAAACAACTATACTTTAGGTGTTGAGGTATATTTTTAA
- a CDS encoding peptidylprolyl isomerase, with protein sequence MKKIIILLLLSISYLFAANPIVVLETTQGKIELELYPDVAPKAVENFVTHVKNGYYDHVAFHRIIRNFMVQGGDPTETGRGGESIWKKPFADEFKPGYAFDDAGVLAMANAGENTNGSQFFITTTRTGWLNGHHTIFGHVVGSMDALMKLNEVPTSGRYGGDRPLERQEIIKAYIKK encoded by the coding sequence ATGAAAAAAATCATAATCTTGCTATTACTGTCGATCTCGTACCTTTTTGCGGCAAATCCGATAGTTGTTCTTGAAACTACACAAGGAAAGATTGAACTGGAACTTTATCCTGATGTCGCACCCAAAGCCGTAGAGAACTTTGTTACTCATGTTAAAAATGGATATTACGATCATGTAGCGTTTCATAGAATAATACGTAACTTTATGGTTCAAGGCGGAGATCCTACAGAAACAGGACGCGGCGGTGAGTCAATATGGAAAAAACCGTTTGCTGATGAATTCAAACCCGGATATGCATTTGATGATGCCGGAGTACTGGCAATGGCTAATGCCGGAGAAAATACAAACGGCAGTCAGTTCTTTATAACAACGACCCGTACAGGCTGGCTGAACGGCCATCACACTATCTTTGGTCATGTCGTCGGTTCTATGGATGCATTGATGAAGCTTAATGAAGTCCCTACTTCAGGCAGATATGGCGGAGACAGACCGTTAGAGCGTCAAGAGATCATAAAAGCGTATATCAAGAAATAG
- a CDS encoding c-type cytochrome — MMKSASALLAVLVAVGMMSSSASADISKGKKVYLKKCKSCHGNGVKGAKMKTQAEWNAAFENNAAQFKAWHKGTKAEEYVNGERFEKKMQDLKDFLYEYGSDSGKEPSCG; from the coding sequence ATGATGAAAAGCGCTTCAGCTTTATTGGCGGTATTGGTAGCTGTCGGGATGATGAGTAGTTCTGCATCTGCGGATATCAGCAAGGGGAAAAAAGTTTATTTAAAAAAATGTAAATCATGCCATGGCAACGGTGTCAAAGGGGCTAAGATGAAAACTCAGGCTGAGTGGAATGCAGCATTTGAGAACAATGCAGCACAATTCAAAGCATGGCATAAAGGTACAAAAGCTGAGGAATATGTCAACGGTGAAAGATTTGAGAAGAAAATGCAGGATCTGAAAGATTTCTTGTATGAATACGGTTCTGATTCTGGAAAAGAACCTTCTTGCGGTTGA
- the serB gene encoding phosphoserine phosphatase SerB, whose amino-acid sequence MKLAVFDFDSTLMDGETIDFFAKELGIGERVAIITERAMNGEIDFFESLQERVSLLKGLPYKKVEEISHSLPYMNGAIETIKELKQRGMNVVCFSGGFRTATTYAKDILGYDADFSNALHHKDGVLTGLVGGDMMFNFSKGDMLIRLQNLLHVSEEETMVVGDGANDLSMFAHAGTRVAFCAKEILRKEATIEINTKDLTKILEHI is encoded by the coding sequence ATGAAGTTAGCTGTGTTTGATTTTGATTCAACATTAATGGATGGAGAAACAATAGACTTTTTTGCTAAAGAACTGGGTATCGGAGAGAGAGTCGCGATCATTACAGAACGCGCAATGAATGGAGAAATAGACTTTTTTGAAAGCCTGCAGGAGAGAGTCTCTCTTTTAAAAGGGCTTCCATATAAAAAAGTCGAAGAGATCAGCCATTCTCTGCCTTATATGAACGGTGCAATAGAGACTATAAAAGAGTTGAAACAGCGCGGGATGAATGTAGTCTGCTTTAGCGGTGGTTTTAGAACGGCTACGACATATGCTAAAGATATACTGGGATACGATGCGGATTTCTCAAATGCATTGCATCATAAAGACGGTGTATTGACCGGTTTAGTCGGTGGAGATATGATGTTTAACTTTTCAAAAGGCGATATGCTGATACGTTTACAAAACTTGTTACATGTAAGCGAAGAGGAGACAATGGTAGTCGGTGACGGTGCAAATGATCTCTCTATGTTCGCTCATGCAGGTACCAGAGTCGCATTTTGTGCAAAAGAGATACTCAGAAAAGAAGCGACGATAGAGATAAATACAAAAGATCTGACAAAGATCTTAGAACATATATAA
- a CDS encoding methylenetetrahydrofolate reductase yields the protein MFTELLDKLKNSTYITLETTPGHSPKFSNVIDKLESLGLQNLVDGFSTTDNPLAKLKYNSLFAAKMLQERFNKPVIATMSMRDRNIIALQSDLLGANESDIRAILALTGDPAKLSDQPHVKGVFESDSTLLLDIIACFNSSIDYAGKPFTVKPEPIYPFGVVNSYARNPKTLQKKMQKKVAKGAVGIITQPVYDIESTKLLLELMENAKQESSLGTDDATLILGIFPITKLRTAQFLASHVPGINVPDIWIEKLRRANEISPEEEYKVGFELSKELFESIKEIHPKIHLMTANQFEIAKDILI from the coding sequence TTGTTTACAGAACTTTTAGATAAATTAAAAAACTCGACCTATATCACGCTTGAGACTACGCCTGGACACTCTCCAAAGTTCTCTAATGTCATTGATAAACTTGAATCTCTCGGTCTTCAAAACTTGGTTGACGGATTCAGTACGACAGATAATCCTCTGGCAAAACTAAAGTACAACTCTCTTTTTGCTGCAAAGATGCTGCAGGAGAGATTTAACAAGCCTGTAATAGCGACAATGAGTATGAGGGACAGGAACATCATCGCCCTGCAGTCTGATCTGCTTGGTGCTAATGAATCTGACATAAGAGCGATACTTGCCTTAACCGGTGATCCAGCTAAACTTTCAGACCAGCCCCATGTCAAAGGTGTCTTTGAAAGCGACAGCACTCTTTTACTCGATATCATCGCATGCTTCAATTCATCGATCGATTATGCGGGAAAACCTTTTACCGTCAAGCCGGAGCCGATCTACCCGTTTGGTGTTGTAAACTCTTATGCGAGAAACCCGAAAACACTACAGAAAAAGATGCAGAAAAAAGTGGCCAAAGGTGCAGTAGGGATCATTACACAGCCTGTGTATGACATCGAAAGTACAAAACTTCTTTTAGAATTAATGGAAAATGCGAAACAGGAGTCTTCATTGGGTACGGATGATGCGACACTGATACTCGGAATCTTTCCTATAACAAAACTTAGAACTGCACAGTTTTTAGCTTCACACGTACCGGGCATCAACGTACCTGATATCTGGATAGAAAAACTTAGACGTGCAAACGAGATATCGCCTGAGGAAGAGTACAAAGTAGGATTCGAACTTAGTAAAGAGCTTTTTGAATCGATAAAAGAGATACATCCAAAAATACATCTGATGACGGCGAACCAGTTTGAGATCGCCAAAGATATACTAATATAA
- the serS gene encoding serine--tRNA ligase: MIDLKLLQKDFENVSAQLKRKGVDEEILADLKVKNETLKEAKAAYEAAQAAQNEMSKLFGVYKREGKDIAELKEKVDANKVKVTELLDLQREAEEALITRAMAVPNLPDADVPDGEDEESNVEIKKVLTPREFSFKPKEHWELSEQNGWIDFERGVKLAKSRFSVINGMGAKLERALINFMLDFNEKRGFNEVSVPQIVNRGALEGTGQLPKFEEDLYKIDGDELYLIPTSEVPLTNLYQDEIIAAEELPIKMTAHTACFRKEAGSAGRDVRGIIRQHQFHKVELVAITKPEESDIIFDEMVACASDLLEALDLPHRLVTLCTGDLGFGAAKTVDIEVWLPGQGQYREISSVSNTRDFQARRAKIRYKDGKQNTLVHTLNGSSLAVGRTMVAIMENFQNEDGTISMPTVLEKYL; encoded by the coding sequence ATGATAGATTTAAAACTACTGCAAAAAGATTTTGAAAATGTTTCAGCACAACTCAAGAGAAAAGGTGTCGATGAAGAGATACTAGCTGATCTAAAAGTAAAAAATGAGACGTTGAAAGAAGCAAAAGCTGCTTATGAAGCGGCACAAGCTGCACAAAACGAGATGAGTAAACTTTTTGGAGTCTATAAACGCGAAGGCAAAGACATAGCTGAGCTCAAAGAGAAAGTCGATGCTAACAAAGTGAAAGTCACGGAACTTCTTGATCTGCAAAGAGAGGCTGAAGAGGCACTCATCACTCGCGCTATGGCTGTACCGAATCTTCCGGATGCCGATGTACCCGACGGTGAAGATGAAGAGAGCAATGTCGAGATAAAAAAAGTTTTAACTCCTCGCGAATTCAGTTTTAAACCAAAAGAGCATTGGGAACTTTCAGAACAAAACGGCTGGATCGATTTTGAACGCGGTGTGAAGCTTGCAAAAAGCAGATTCAGTGTTATCAACGGTATGGGTGCGAAACTCGAACGTGCACTTATAAACTTTATGCTTGATTTTAATGAAAAACGCGGATTTAACGAAGTCAGTGTTCCTCAGATCGTTAACCGCGGTGCACTTGAAGGCACGGGACAGCTTCCGAAATTTGAAGAGGATCTTTACAAGATAGATGGTGACGAGTTGTATCTTATCCCTACTTCAGAAGTCCCGTTAACCAATCTTTATCAAGACGAGATCATCGCAGCAGAAGAACTGCCTATCAAGATGACTGCACATACTGCATGTTTTAGAAAAGAAGCAGGAAGTGCGGGACGTGATGTGAGAGGGATAATCAGACAACATCAGTTTCACAAAGTCGAACTTGTAGCCATTACAAAACCCGAAGAGAGCGATATAATATTTGACGAGATGGTAGCTTGTGCATCAGACCTGCTTGAAGCATTGGACCTTCCGCACAGACTTGTGACTCTTTGTACCGGAGACCTTGGTTTTGGTGCGGCAAAAACTGTTGATATTGAGGTATGGCTTCCCGGTCAAGGACAATACAGAGAGATAAGCTCAGTATCAAACACTCGCGACTTTCAAGCGCGCCGTGCAAAGATAAGATACAAAGACGGTAAACAAAACACTCTTGTCCATACGCTAAACGGTTCATCACTTGCAGTGGGACGTACTATGGTAGCTATTATGGAAAACTTTCAAAACGAAGATGGGACTATCTCTATGCCGACGGTACTTGAAAAGTATCTATAG
- a CDS encoding HD-GYP domain-containing protein has product MAAARYIPIDKSIIQEGMVFGFDLFFPSESKTEMHCFKENGIPVSCDERSMLDTLNTIYINETEYADYEQFCKDVIDSSQEVDAINSPNDTALLYKNASEVLNSLFNNPETLGNYEACKEVVSDLVDTILVDNFTLKSLLVIASHDYYTHTHSINVAIYALSLGSFLGLQQETLAELGEAALLHDLGKSKIDPAIINKNGKLTDKEFQEVQKHSDLGYTVGLKLGIKNKNVLQGIRHHHEKMDGTGYPLKLKGKDIPLFARIIGACDIFDALTSRRTYKEPMTTFDALKLMKTTMKEHLDVRLLDKMITMFKEP; this is encoded by the coding sequence ATGGCTGCCGCTAGATATATTCCGATTGATAAAAGCATTATTCAAGAAGGTATGGTATTTGGATTTGATCTATTTTTTCCTTCAGAATCAAAAACAGAGATGCACTGTTTTAAAGAGAACGGCATACCTGTCAGTTGTGATGAAAGATCAATGCTCGATACACTTAATACTATATATATAAATGAAACTGAGTATGCAGATTATGAACAGTTCTGCAAAGATGTTATCGATTCTTCACAAGAAGTGGATGCTATCAACTCACCGAACGACACTGCTTTACTATACAAAAATGCTTCTGAAGTCTTGAACTCTCTTTTTAATAATCCGGAAACACTAGGGAACTATGAAGCATGTAAAGAGGTAGTAAGTGATCTTGTAGACACCATCTTAGTAGATAATTTCACGCTGAAGTCTTTACTTGTCATCGCTTCACATGATTACTACACTCATACACACTCGATAAATGTTGCCATATATGCACTCAGCCTCGGTTCTTTTTTAGGTCTACAGCAGGAGACCCTGGCGGAACTAGGCGAAGCAGCACTCTTACATGATCTGGGCAAAAGCAAGATTGATCCCGCTATTATCAATAAAAACGGAAAACTCACTGACAAGGAATTTCAGGAAGTACAAAAGCATTCCGACCTGGGATATACGGTTGGGTTAAAGTTAGGTATAAAAAATAAAAACGTGTTACAAGGAATAAGACATCATCACGAAAAAATGGATGGTACAGGATATCCATTAAAATTAAAAGGAAAAGATATTCCTTTATTTGCCCGCATCATAGGGGCATGTGACATTTTTGATGCCTTAACGAGCAGAAGAACCTATAAAGAACCTATGACGACATTTGATGCATTAAAACTGATGAAAACGACTATGAAAGAACATTTAGACGTTAGATTATTAGACAAGATGATCACTATGTTCAAGGAACCATAA
- a CDS encoding EAL domain-containing protein: MKKEAISSLAYVDAKKTSMLVFETLYSAMQRGWNKSDIYEIISRLNRVDKNMKIDIYRSSKVAELFGEIEKDKKVRETLPSIKKAMTGQELLDISNDDFIKYDYPVIAKNECLKCHVNAEVGTVLGVIDVSYPIENLKISLNEMINFFIIFIIVFSIVIFVAIFFELNLHLIKPIKNFSNVISNITKSNDITKRVEVTDNIEEIDSIKNTFNMMLNSIEHQFYHDTLTGLENRKKLTEKLEQGKTSFLMIINIDSFQEINDLYGDQVGDIILKEFALFLRKMIPEKGQIYRLHSDEFAYMCQDAIDLTDFKNFAAFLSDHISKKSFTIDSKGEVSLTATIGISYGSDALLTNADIALSIAKKSRKNYLVYEDSMAMVKEYEKNLDWTKKLKKAMDEDRIVPLFQPIVDAKTQQIVKYESLIRIIDNDGGYIAPIHFLELSKKNKLYHKLTKIMIEKTFKKFENLPYFVSINLSVEDILNKEIHAFIIDKLKNSPVRNRVVFEIIESEGIENFTQVIDFINDVKQYGVKISIDDFGTGYSNFEYLMKLKVDYIKIDGSMIKNIDVDTNSQMITQTIVEFAKKMKIQTIAEFVCSKNVFDKIVDLEVDYAQGYYFGKPTEL, translated from the coding sequence ATGAAAAAAGAAGCTATTTCAAGTCTAGCATATGTAGATGCGAAAAAGACAAGTATGCTTGTCTTTGAAACGCTTTATTCCGCAATGCAAAGAGGTTGGAACAAAAGTGATATCTACGAGATCATATCCAGGCTGAACAGAGTCGATAAAAATATGAAGATCGATATCTATAGAAGCAGTAAAGTCGCAGAACTTTTTGGTGAAATTGAGAAAGATAAAAAAGTAAGAGAAACATTGCCGTCTATCAAGAAAGCGATGACAGGTCAAGAGTTGTTGGATATTTCCAATGATGACTTTATAAAATATGATTACCCGGTAATAGCTAAAAATGAGTGTCTGAAATGCCATGTAAATGCAGAAGTAGGTACGGTACTGGGTGTTATAGATGTCTCGTATCCTATTGAAAATCTGAAAATATCACTCAATGAGATGATCAACTTTTTTATAATATTTATCATCGTATTCTCTATTGTAATTTTTGTGGCTATCTTTTTTGAGTTAAACCTGCATCTTATTAAACCGATAAAAAACTTTTCGAATGTCATCAGCAATATAACGAAGTCGAATGACATAACAAAACGTGTAGAAGTGACTGATAATATCGAAGAGATAGACTCTATAAAAAATACGTTTAATATGATGCTGAACTCAATCGAACATCAGTTCTATCATGACACATTGACAGGTTTGGAAAATAGAAAAAAACTGACAGAAAAGCTGGAACAGGGTAAGACCTCATTCTTAATGATCATCAATATAGATTCTTTTCAAGAGATAAACGATCTCTACGGTGATCAGGTCGGTGACATAATTCTTAAAGAGTTCGCTCTCTTTTTAAGAAAGATGATACCGGAGAAAGGGCAAATTTACAGATTGCACTCGGATGAGTTCGCATATATGTGTCAAGATGCTATTGATCTAACGGATTTCAAAAACTTTGCTGCTTTTTTAAGTGATCATATATCTAAAAAAAGTTTCACGATCGATTCAAAAGGAGAGGTGAGCCTGACTGCTACGATAGGTATATCGTATGGATCGGATGCGCTTTTAACCAATGCGGATATTGCTTTGTCAATTGCTAAAAAAAGCAGAAAGAACTACTTGGTCTATGAAGATTCTATGGCGATGGTCAAAGAGTATGAGAAAAACCTGGATTGGACGAAGAAACTTAAAAAGGCGATGGATGAAGACAGGATAGTTCCTCTGTTTCAGCCTATCGTCGATGCAAAAACACAGCAGATAGTCAAATATGAATCCTTGATCAGAATAATAGATAATGACGGTGGATATATAGCTCCTATACATTTTCTAGAGCTTTCTAAAAAAAATAAGCTCTATCATAAGCTGACAAAGATCATGATAGAAAAAACATTTAAGAAGTTTGAGAATCTGCCGTATTTTGTTTCGATCAATCTTTCAGTCGAAGATATATTAAATAAAGAGATACATGCATTTATAATAGATAAACTGAAAAACAGTCCTGTCCGTAACAGAGTTGTATTTGAGATCATCGAATCAGAAGGTATTGAAAATTTCACTCAGGTTATAGACTTTATCAATGATGTCAAGCAGTATGGTGTAAAGATCTCTATAGATGATTTCGGTACAGGATACTCGAATTTTGAGTATTTGATGAAGTTAAAAGTCGATTATATTAAAATAGACGGTTCAATGATAAAAAATATAGATGTGGACACAAACTCTCAGATGATCACACAGACAATAGTCGAGTTTGCTAAAAAGATGAAGATCCAGACTATTGCAGAATTTGTCTGTTCTAAAAATGTTTTTGATAAGATCGTAGACCTTGAAGTCGACTATGCTCAAGGGTACTACTTCGGCAAACCTACGGAACTGTAA